A genome region from Leptospira langatensis includes the following:
- a CDS encoding sensor domain-containing diguanylate cyclase, translating to MKNYWIRNLNFLENMEDAILIVDAKGKVLDSNHSAQNMGLLPEKNNVKERFWYSKLVDQDPKEHSYLTIPLPSGKKRFVCRTISILVDEKEPAKAFYFRDLTDQILYQAKAKRFESLFRRRELKIRELEIRDKLTGLFNRMYTIEAFQAEVHRAERSESKIGVVYFDVDRLKAINEIYGTSKGDEFLKAFGKILLDNSRRSDISSRVAGEEFLLLLPGASRNIVLERAEKIRRLFSEFSITEKSKAIQASVSVGVAMFPEDGSTQDILLKEAQAALSVAKKSGRNRVVSTSRGDFEI from the coding sequence TTGAAAAACTACTGGATCCGAAATCTCAACTTCCTGGAAAATATGGAAGATGCGATCCTTATTGTCGACGCCAAGGGGAAGGTCCTGGACTCGAATCATTCTGCCCAAAATATGGGCCTGCTCCCCGAAAAGAATAACGTAAAGGAACGTTTTTGGTATTCCAAACTGGTAGATCAGGATCCTAAGGAACATTCCTATCTTACTATTCCACTCCCCTCCGGAAAGAAACGATTCGTATGTAGGACAATCTCCATTCTAGTAGATGAGAAGGAACCGGCAAAAGCATTCTATTTTCGGGACCTGACGGATCAGATCCTCTATCAAGCCAAGGCAAAGCGCTTCGAGTCACTCTTCAGAAGAAGAGAACTAAAGATCAGAGAATTAGAAATTCGTGATAAACTCACCGGATTATTCAATCGGATGTATACGATCGAAGCATTTCAAGCGGAAGTCCATAGAGCGGAACGAAGTGAGTCCAAGATAGGAGTCGTATATTTTGATGTGGACCGATTGAAAGCGATCAACGAGATCTACGGCACAAGCAAAGGAGACGAGTTCCTAAAGGCATTCGGAAAGATCCTGTTGGACAATTCGAGACGAAGCGACATCTCCTCCAGAGTAGCCGGCGAAGAATTCCTTTTACTTCTTCCCGGTGCGAGTAGGAATATAGTCTTGGAAAGAGCCGAAAAGATCAGAAGGTTATTCTCAGAATTCTCTATAACTGAGAAATCAAAAGCCATCCAAGCAAGCGTTTCCGTCGGAGTCGCCATGTTCCCTGAAGACGGATCGACCCAAGACATTTTATTGAAAGAAGCCCAGGCGGCACTTTCCGTAGCAAAAAAATCAGGAAGGAATAGGGTCGTCTCCACGAGCAGAGGGGATTTCGAAATTTAG
- a CDS encoding class I SAM-dependent methyltransferase, producing the protein MGHVERFEGERAQIYERRISKMIPFYDGIMELVATELLAITPESGNILSVGCGTGGDFKSLLKIAPERFSITGIDPSPEMIEQAVRKYKEIHFECKTVDQLPLDPKFHSATLLLVLHFIEDDGGKLSLLKEIYDRLRPGGSLILFDLFKSMPEEDDTLHSYVRSYLLQFKGWEEEALTQYLKRFYELHRIPESRYLELFKEAGFSRVQRKFQAFHVGGWMATKKA; encoded by the coding sequence ATGGGTCATGTAGAACGTTTCGAAGGTGAAAGAGCTCAGATCTACGAGAGAAGGATAAGTAAGATGATCCCTTTCTACGATGGGATCATGGAATTGGTCGCGACCGAGTTATTGGCAATCACTCCGGAATCCGGAAATATTCTTTCAGTAGGTTGCGGAACGGGAGGAGATTTCAAGAGCCTTTTAAAGATCGCTCCCGAAAGATTTTCCATCACTGGAATAGACCCTTCTCCTGAAATGATAGAGCAAGCAGTTCGAAAATATAAGGAAATCCATTTCGAATGCAAAACGGTAGATCAACTTCCTCTCGATCCCAAATTCCATTCTGCCACTTTATTATTGGTCCTTCATTTTATAGAAGATGACGGTGGAAAACTTTCCCTCTTAAAGGAGATCTATGATCGATTGAGGCCCGGAGGAAGTCTGATCCTATTCGACCTTTTCAAATCCATGCCGGAAGAAGATGACACTCTTCATTCCTACGTTAGATCCTATCTTTTGCAATTCAAAGGCTGGGAAGAAGAAGCCTTAACACAATATCTGAAAAGATTCTACGAATTGCATAGGATCCCGGAATCCAGATATCTGGAACTTTTTAAGGAAGCCGGTTTCTCCCGGGTCCAAAGAAAATTCCAGGCGTTTCATGTAGGAGGATGGATGGCGACTAAGAAGGCTTAA
- a CDS encoding DUF4442 domain-containing protein, giving the protein MKLYKTDKKESLSTWWLRLRLNYWPCIWCTGGKIQFISSDYKELHVGLKKNLRTLNRVGTIYGGSIYSSVDPYFMLLMMWILGPEYVVWDKAAKVKFVRPIVGKVKAKFLITEELIERTRQGILEKGEIVFDLPVKYEDEEGKVYATFEKTIYAASKEFYEKKLASKNMTSSFKPS; this is encoded by the coding sequence ATGAAACTATATAAGACGGATAAAAAGGAATCACTCTCCACCTGGTGGCTTAGGCTGCGCTTGAATTACTGGCCTTGTATTTGGTGTACCGGAGGAAAGATCCAGTTCATCTCTTCCGACTATAAAGAGCTGCATGTGGGCTTGAAAAAGAATCTTCGAACACTGAACCGTGTTGGAACGATTTATGGAGGAAGCATTTATAGCTCTGTAGATCCTTATTTCATGTTGCTCATGATGTGGATCCTCGGTCCGGAATATGTGGTCTGGGACAAGGCTGCCAAGGTAAAATTCGTAAGGCCCATCGTGGGCAAGGTAAAGGCCAAATTCCTGATCACTGAAGAATTGATCGAAAGAACAAGACAAGGAATATTAGAAAAAGGTGAAATAGTATTCGATCTTCCCGTAAAATACGAGGATGAAGAAGGAAAAGTCTATGCCACCTTTGAAAAGACGATCTATGCCGCTTCTAAGGAATTTTATGAGAAGAAGTTAGCGTCCAAGAATATGACTTCTTCCTTTAAGCCTTCTTAG
- a CDS encoding MIP/aquaporin family protein, whose protein sequence is MLSPFFGELLGTFTLILLGDGVVAGVLLEKSKAKDSGWMVITSAWAFAVIIGVFVAKAFGSPDAHLNPAITLGFAVQSGNYSKILTYIPAQLLGAFLGASAVYMHYLPHWKETKDKGKILAVFSTDPAIKHRSSNFISEFLGTFVLVLGVYSIFSPQITDLTTPMGILSVGILVWAIGLSMGGTTGYAINPARDLGPRLAHSILPIPNKGPSGWEYAWLPVLAPLAGGVVGGFLLKVFFGS, encoded by the coding sequence ATGTTATCCCCCTTCTTCGGAGAACTTTTAGGGACCTTTACGCTTATCCTTTTAGGCGACGGAGTAGTCGCAGGCGTATTATTAGAAAAATCTAAAGCAAAGGATTCCGGATGGATGGTGATCACTTCCGCCTGGGCCTTTGCAGTCATCATTGGGGTCTTCGTTGCCAAGGCATTCGGAAGTCCGGATGCTCACTTAAATCCTGCGATCACTTTAGGATTCGCAGTACAATCCGGAAACTATTCTAAAATCTTAACATACATTCCTGCGCAATTGTTAGGGGCCTTTCTGGGCGCATCCGCAGTTTATATGCATTATCTTCCGCATTGGAAGGAAACTAAGGACAAGGGAAAGATCCTTGCTGTCTTTTCTACGGATCCCGCGATAAAACATAGGAGTTCAAATTTCATCAGTGAATTTTTAGGGACCTTCGTTTTAGTGCTTGGGGTTTACTCCATCTTCTCTCCTCAGATCACGGACCTAACAACTCCTATGGGGATCCTTTCCGTAGGGATCCTAGTCTGGGCCATAGGACTTTCTATGGGAGGAACAACTGGCTATGCGATCAATCCTGCGAGAGATCTAGGTCCCAGACTCGCTCATTCTATTTTACCGATCCCTAATAAAGGTCCATCCGGTTGGGAATACGCCTGGCTTCCGGTCCTTGCTCCGCTTGCAGGAGGAGTCGTAGGCGGATTTTTATTAAAAGTATTTTTTGGATCGTAA
- a CDS encoding glycerophosphodiester phosphodiesterase has product MKLFFLKTFSLILAAFLFYCGGDQIRNQPMDGTLDSQGHRGARGLKPENTWPAFEEALQHGMTTLELDTVLTKDQKIVIHHDSNTNPAICTKKDGTEISSVSLYDLTLAELKQLDCGSKKNINFPEQASVPGTELITLGEFFDKIKTWERTGKRPKLPKFNIETKFPNDENSNVSPEILEAHVSLLLKTIEAAGMVDRSTVQSFYLPALSIAKKKNPRIKTSALFSLTYPQGMAMKLGFGDSRRHAVLEKTKELKADIISPYFLYVSHDFVTQAHSLGIRVIPWTVNDPEEMRRLIRVGVDGIISDYPDRLNSVLKETVTP; this is encoded by the coding sequence ATGAAACTTTTCTTTCTCAAAACATTCAGCCTGATCCTCGCCGCTTTTCTTTTTTACTGTGGAGGAGATCAAATCCGCAATCAACCTATGGACGGAACATTGGATTCCCAAGGGCACAGAGGAGCGAGAGGTCTAAAACCGGAAAATACTTGGCCCGCTTTCGAAGAGGCTCTGCAACACGGGATGACCACTTTAGAGCTGGACACCGTTCTAACTAAAGATCAAAAAATCGTAATACATCACGACTCGAACACAAATCCTGCGATTTGCACTAAGAAAGACGGCACTGAGATCTCTTCAGTCTCCCTGTATGATCTGACTCTGGCAGAGCTGAAACAATTGGATTGCGGCTCTAAGAAGAATATTAACTTCCCGGAACAGGCTTCCGTCCCAGGCACAGAACTCATCACTCTCGGCGAATTCTTCGATAAGATCAAAACCTGGGAAAGAACAGGAAAACGTCCTAAACTTCCCAAATTCAATATTGAGACCAAGTTCCCAAATGATGAGAATTCGAACGTGTCTCCCGAGATCTTAGAAGCTCACGTAAGTCTTCTTTTAAAAACGATAGAGGCGGCAGGCATGGTAGATAGAAGTACTGTGCAATCCTTCTATCTTCCCGCATTGAGCATAGCTAAGAAGAAGAATCCGAGGATCAAGACCTCCGCATTATTCTCTCTTACTTATCCGCAAGGGATGGCGATGAAATTAGGGTTCGGAGACTCCCGAAGACATGCAGTTTTGGAAAAAACCAAAGAGTTGAAAGCGGATATTATCTCGCCTTATTTTCTGTATGTTTCCCATGATTTCGTGACACAAGCGCATTCATTAGGAATTCGTGTTATACCTTGGACGGTAAACGATCCGGAAGAAATGAGAAGACTGATACGTGTCGGAGTAGACGGGATTATTAGCGACTATCCGGATCGACTGAATTCGGTTTTAAAAGAGACTGTGACTCCCTGA
- a CDS encoding SpoIIE family protein phosphatase — translation MSDNPKKYSTTRSDFLCYQAVRRPLTAFAILLTCICTSPIFASPIQNGVISVSERSLKENPEAISLEGDWQFAYGEFVDPKETAKFKSWEILPIPHSWQGRQSGDKVLPREGAATLRLVLKFPAEDIGKEIGLFLPDFASAYKLYYNGKLLYSSGSPSFRAETEIAKIKPVYLPLRIEKEETELLLHGSNWINNFGGFWQVPKIGTVAEINQEKLISQVRESFLFGGLLMIGLYHIGLFLFRRREKSALYFALFAFLLALRNVLVGSRLVLDLFPNFPWESLFRLEFFSFYTSVPIFLLFHRSLFPKDTHAVVVYGAWVLAIGYDITLLLNVSFFTTLLAPFQIVAGILVIYVLVTACIGVWRKREDSFLFLAGFFTLGSTVVTDLLLDRLNIRGVNTSPYGLLIFTMFQSLILSRRIARAFRKSEVLSENLKITNSALNILKDNLEVMVREKTSELNHSLERIRKDLLVAQRIQMKLFPENSESYKELKYAVKYLPRDEVGGDFYDIFEISPGVYRIFLADATGHGVQAALVTMAIKAEYEGIKFGAKDPGFCLDLLDDKFQRKFSSLGTIFSSIIVDIYARENRLVYASAGHPDQVLFTSSEALTLRRTGAIVGLRNNKTYENVEKVFYSGDRIFLFSDGVFEQFNSQREAWGEARLRSRLSELSKEPIEHIPDLVINDIKTWLGNSQPQDDISLIAVERV, via the coding sequence TTGTCGGATAATCCTAAAAAATATTCGACAACTCGATCGGATTTTCTATGCTACCAGGCTGTGAGACGACCTCTTACAGCTTTTGCGATTCTACTAACGTGCATTTGCACTAGTCCTATATTCGCTTCTCCCATCCAGAACGGAGTGATTTCCGTTTCCGAAAGATCACTGAAGGAAAATCCGGAAGCGATTTCTCTGGAAGGAGATTGGCAATTCGCATACGGAGAATTTGTAGATCCCAAAGAGACGGCTAAATTCAAGAGCTGGGAGATCCTGCCCATCCCTCATTCGTGGCAGGGAAGACAAAGTGGTGATAAGGTCCTTCCAAGAGAAGGTGCAGCAACATTACGTTTAGTCCTAAAATTCCCTGCAGAAGATATTGGAAAGGAGATCGGCCTATTTCTTCCTGACTTCGCATCCGCATATAAATTATATTACAATGGCAAGTTGCTCTATTCATCAGGAAGCCCAAGTTTTCGAGCAGAGACGGAGATCGCAAAGATCAAGCCTGTGTATCTGCCCTTGCGAATAGAGAAAGAAGAGACTGAATTACTTCTTCATGGCTCGAATTGGATCAATAATTTCGGTGGATTTTGGCAGGTCCCCAAGATCGGGACCGTAGCCGAGATCAATCAGGAAAAGCTCATCAGCCAAGTCAGAGAGTCCTTTCTCTTTGGCGGACTCCTTATGATAGGGCTTTATCATATCGGTTTATTCTTATTTAGAAGAAGGGAGAAGTCTGCCTTATACTTTGCATTGTTTGCGTTCCTTCTCGCATTGAGAAACGTGTTAGTAGGAAGTCGCTTAGTCTTGGACCTATTCCCGAACTTTCCTTGGGAATCGCTCTTTCGTTTAGAATTCTTTTCCTTTTATACTTCCGTTCCTATATTCTTACTATTCCATCGTTCTTTATTCCCCAAAGACACTCATGCGGTAGTCGTTTACGGGGCTTGGGTGCTCGCGATCGGATACGATATTACCCTTTTATTAAACGTTTCCTTCTTTACCACACTGCTTGCCCCGTTCCAGATCGTTGCCGGGATCCTAGTCATCTATGTCTTGGTCACTGCCTGCATCGGGGTATGGAGAAAAAGAGAGGATTCTTTCTTATTCTTAGCAGGTTTCTTTACTCTCGGCTCAACTGTCGTAACGGATCTTCTATTGGATCGCTTGAATATCAGAGGAGTGAATACTTCTCCGTACGGTCTGTTGATCTTCACTATGTTCCAATCGCTCATCCTTTCTCGCAGGATCGCAAGAGCCTTCCGTAAATCGGAAGTGCTGAGCGAGAACCTAAAGATCACAAACAGCGCACTGAATATCCTAAAAGATAATTTGGAAGTCATGGTACGAGAAAAGACTTCCGAGCTAAATCATTCCTTGGAAAGGATCCGAAAGGATCTATTGGTCGCACAACGGATCCAGATGAAACTCTTTCCGGAGAATTCGGAGTCCTATAAAGAATTAAAGTACGCAGTAAAATATCTTCCAAGAGATGAGGTAGGTGGAGACTTCTACGACATATTCGAAATCTCTCCCGGAGTATATCGGATCTTCCTCGCGGATGCCACAGGACACGGAGTGCAAGCAGCGCTTGTAACCATGGCGATCAAGGCCGAATACGAAGGAATTAAATTCGGAGCCAAGGACCCGGGCTTCTGTTTGGATCTTCTGGACGATAAGTTCCAGAGAAAGTTCTCTTCTTTAGGTACGATCTTTTCTTCCATCATCGTAGATATTTATGCTAGAGAGAATCGATTGGTCTATGCATCCGCAGGACATCCGGATCAGGTCTTATTCACTTCCTCCGAAGCCCTTACCTTAAGAAGGACAGGTGCGATCGTCGGCTTAAGGAACAATAAGACTTACGAAAATGTGGAGAAAGTCTTCTATAGTGGAGACAGGATCTTTCTTTTCTCGGATGGAGTATTCGAACAATTCAATTCCCAAAGAGAAGCCTGGGGAGAGGCCAGATTGAGATCTAGGCTCTCCGAATTATCGAAAGAGCCGATAGAACATATCCCAGATCTCGTAATCAATGATATCAAAACCTGGCTGGGAAATTCTCAGCCCCAAGATGATATTAGCCTGATCGCAGTAGAAAGGGTCTAG